The Methanocella arvoryzae MRE50 genome includes a region encoding these proteins:
- a CDS encoding type II/IV secretion system ATPase subunit: MFDSGLLLRRIAGLAGAEESKGTACTARTRAGMTGTEMIIDCSRCKGRSSMNDPACREGILAALAGKGGIERLQLERDFVREYAHESLEAILRLAAFCEDVRLHASAFTRYGCGRCDPRRENETRRVSALAYRDPLDAAIEIKSLYTESFEAGRTGQCSPCVDRYAAYVGDLAIMAREIEDVSYSKIVPYIRPRFSRSRILSEPPDGSTFLRSYEVEGTDGLSPLLQISIYRLPDSLEKLYFVVPWEYAVGGEDLSVIVAARERLLKHRPYDDGFMDPAGARAFFTRQAREAIVDAAREAGIYLDRPRLERLTFSFVKYTSGLGIIEDLLNDPHIQDVYVNAPVGMTPLHVVVDGEECTSNVYLSESDVDSMISRLRAISGRPFSEASPVLDMDLGEFHTRVSAIGSPLTRGLAYAFRRHKKTPWTLPQLVNRKMLSPYAAGLLSVLVDGQASMLITGSRGAGKTSLLTALMLEIARSYRILAIEDTPELPIEDMQRCGWKVQGIGTRAAVSGSEAEFQASDALRATLRLGDSAIVLGEVRGAEARSLYEAMRVGASGNSVMGTIHGASCRDVFERVVHDIGVPPASFRATDAVAVCSTVRPGGSVIRERRVTQVAEIVKRAADDDPESAFNDLLLYAADRDSLVPMDRIDTGRSEALQAISVRWGLSLEQVSACVRARGEMIGAVAAAGEARPDLMEAPMYARHMDKYRACCETIRREHGTIDYNEALASWKQWLGSAIRESR; encoded by the coding sequence ATGTTTGACAGTGGTCTGCTACTCCGGCGGATAGCAGGACTGGCAGGGGCTGAAGAGAGTAAAGGCACGGCCTGTACGGCCCGGACGAGGGCGGGCATGACGGGCACAGAGATGATCATAGACTGCTCCCGGTGCAAAGGGAGGTCGTCCATGAACGATCCGGCGTGCAGGGAAGGCATCCTGGCCGCGCTTGCGGGCAAGGGCGGGATCGAGCGCCTGCAGCTCGAGCGGGACTTCGTCAGGGAATACGCTCACGAGTCTCTGGAAGCCATCCTTCGCCTGGCGGCGTTTTGCGAGGACGTCAGGCTGCACGCCTCGGCCTTCACAAGGTACGGGTGTGGCAGGTGCGACCCCCGGCGGGAGAACGAGACCCGCAGAGTGTCAGCGCTGGCATACCGTGACCCGCTCGACGCCGCCATCGAGATCAAAAGCCTGTACACGGAGAGCTTTGAGGCGGGCAGGACCGGGCAGTGCAGCCCCTGCGTGGACCGGTACGCCGCCTACGTGGGCGACCTGGCCATCATGGCAAGGGAAATAGAGGACGTCAGCTATTCGAAGATCGTGCCGTACATCAGGCCCCGGTTTTCCAGGTCCCGCATCCTCTCCGAGCCCCCTGACGGCTCCACATTTCTGAGGTCTTACGAGGTGGAGGGAACCGACGGCCTGTCTCCCCTCCTCCAGATCTCCATATACCGGCTGCCGGACAGCCTGGAAAAGCTCTACTTCGTGGTGCCGTGGGAATACGCGGTGGGAGGAGAAGACCTGTCGGTGATCGTTGCGGCAAGGGAGCGCCTGCTCAAGCACCGGCCTTACGACGACGGTTTCATGGACCCCGCGGGGGCCCGGGCGTTCTTCACCAGACAGGCCAGGGAAGCCATAGTGGATGCGGCCAGGGAAGCCGGCATATACCTGGACAGGCCGAGGCTGGAGAGGCTGACCTTCTCCTTCGTCAAGTACACGTCGGGGCTGGGCATCATCGAAGACCTGCTCAACGACCCTCACATCCAGGACGTATACGTCAACGCCCCGGTAGGCATGACTCCGTTACACGTGGTCGTCGACGGAGAGGAATGCACCAGCAACGTATACCTGTCGGAAAGCGACGTGGACTCGATGATCTCCCGGCTGAGGGCGATCTCGGGCAGGCCGTTCTCCGAGGCCAGCCCGGTGCTGGACATGGACCTCGGCGAGTTCCACACCAGAGTGTCTGCCATCGGCAGCCCCCTGACCAGAGGCCTCGCCTACGCATTCCGCCGGCACAAGAAGACCCCGTGGACGCTGCCTCAGCTGGTCAACAGGAAGATGCTATCGCCGTATGCAGCCGGATTGCTGTCAGTGCTGGTAGACGGCCAGGCCTCGATGCTGATCACAGGCTCCAGGGGCGCCGGCAAGACGTCGCTGCTCACCGCGCTCATGCTGGAAATAGCCCGCAGCTACCGGATCCTCGCTATCGAGGACACGCCGGAGCTGCCAATCGAGGACATGCAGCGGTGCGGGTGGAAAGTGCAGGGGATCGGCACCAGAGCAGCGGTTTCAGGCTCGGAGGCCGAGTTCCAGGCATCGGATGCGCTGAGGGCCACGCTGAGGCTGGGAGACTCGGCGATCGTCCTCGGAGAGGTCAGAGGGGCTGAAGCGCGTTCCCTCTACGAGGCGATGCGTGTGGGCGCCTCGGGCAACTCGGTGATGGGCACCATCCACGGCGCCTCCTGCAGAGACGTGTTCGAGCGGGTGGTCCACGACATAGGAGTGCCGCCAGCCTCATTTCGGGCCACGGACGCTGTGGCGGTCTGCTCCACGGTCCGGCCGGGAGGCAGCGTGATCAGGGAGAGGAGAGTGACCCAGGTGGCCGAGATCGTCAAGCGAGCGGCAGACGATGACCCTGAAAGCGCCTTTAACGACCTGCTTTTGTATGCCGCTGACAGGGACTCCCTCGTGCCCATGGACCGCATCGATACCGGCCGATCTGAGGCACTGCAGGCGATATCTGTCCGCTGGGGGCTGTCGCTGGAACAGGTCTCCGCCTGCGTGAGAGCCCGGGGAGAAATGATAGGAGCGGTAGCCGCTGCTGGAGAGGCCAGGCCGGACCTCATGGAGGCCCCGATGTACGCCCGGCACATGGACAAATACCGGGCGTGCTGCGAGACCATTCGCAGAGAGCACGGCACGATAGACTACAATGAAGCGCTGGCCTCCTGGAAACAATGGCTGGGCAGCGCCATCCGGGAGAGCAGATGA
- a CDS encoding type 1 glutamine amidotransferase domain-containing protein — MNELKGRKIVMIVGDGFEDSELLYPLYRFRYEACADVTVAGIEKGQTLKGKHGVPVTSEAAIRDLAPDEFDALVIPGGQSPDHIRIYPEVIKFVQDFDRTGKTIAAVCHGPQILITARLLKGKDATAWKSLRVDMEDAGANYIDKPVVISQQYIFSRQPSDLGFFCDAIIQAMSPGKSMTAAEMARAQA, encoded by the coding sequence ATGAACGAGCTAAAGGGCAGGAAGATCGTGATGATCGTTGGAGACGGGTTCGAGGACTCGGAGCTACTATATCCTCTGTACCGATTCAGGTACGAGGCGTGTGCCGACGTTACGGTGGCGGGGATCGAGAAAGGGCAGACTTTGAAGGGCAAACACGGCGTGCCCGTCACCAGTGAGGCAGCGATCAGAGACCTGGCTCCAGACGAGTTCGACGCGCTGGTCATCCCCGGAGGGCAGAGCCCGGACCATATCCGCATCTACCCGGAGGTGATCAAGTTCGTGCAGGACTTCGACAGGACCGGGAAAACGATAGCCGCAGTCTGCCACGGGCCTCAGATCCTGATCACCGCCCGCCTGCTGAAAGGCAAGGACGCGACGGCCTGGAAGTCTCTCAGGGTGGACATGGAGGACGCGGGAGCTAACTACATCGATAAGCCGGTCGTCATCAGCCAGCAGTACATATTCTCCCGGCAGCCTTCGGACCTCGGGTTCTTCTGCGACGCTATCATACAGGCCATGTCCCCCGGGAAGAGCATGACTGCAGCGGAGATGGCAAGGGCACAGGCATGA
- a CDS encoding phosphoglycolate phosphatase yields MREGSGFPEIKAIVVDIDGTLTDMSRLISLEAVAAMRQMPIPVILCSGNVICFVRAAAKLLGASNTMIGENGGVVLHGFDAKAIVLADIEECRRGKELLLKEFPELESLDETYRKSELAFRRGIDLEKARSIIAEDYPGLEIVDTRFALHLKHRNVNKATGMRKIAEILGMSTQNFAAMGDSENDLPMLKEAGIAIAVGNATPEVKAAADYVCQKSYGEGAAEGFEWLKRQL; encoded by the coding sequence GATAGTAGTCGACATAGATGGCACTCTGACGGACATGAGCCGCCTCATCAGCCTCGAGGCCGTCGCCGCTATGCGGCAGATGCCGATCCCCGTCATCCTCTGCTCGGGGAATGTGATCTGCTTCGTCCGGGCTGCGGCCAAGCTGCTGGGCGCCAGCAACACGATGATCGGGGAGAACGGCGGCGTGGTACTCCACGGCTTCGATGCTAAGGCCATCGTGCTTGCCGACATCGAGGAGTGCCGCCGGGGCAAAGAGCTTTTACTAAAGGAATTCCCGGAACTGGAGTCGCTGGACGAGACCTACCGGAAATCCGAGCTCGCCTTCCGCCGGGGCATCGACCTTGAAAAAGCCAGGAGCATCATCGCAGAGGACTACCCCGGCCTGGAGATCGTGGACACCCGGTTCGCCTTACACCTCAAGCATAGAAACGTCAACAAGGCCACCGGCATGCGCAAAATCGCCGAAATCCTCGGCATGTCCACGCAGAACTTCGCCGCCATGGGCGACTCGGAGAACGATTTACCGATGTTAAAAGAGGCCGGCATCGCCATCGCCGTCGGCAACGCGACGCCGGAGGTCAAGGCTGCGGCCGACTACGTGTGCCAGAAAAGCTACGGCGAAGGCGCCGCCGAAGGGTTCGAGTGGCTAAAAAGACAGCTGTGA
- a CDS encoding carboxypeptidase-like regulatory domain-containing protein: MRKKGFLKDEAGVEGLPVRLIVVLVIGVIALAAMVSALNGFKPQKTLSASIIEVSGKQGNMLIVDKAGFGKVNKTWTCKVKVTDAAGDPIEGASVIVYGMGGAGSDMTNKTGQAYLIKTNDIVLNPNQNSGYMTLEVSAPGYITYKNENALVVVRAD, encoded by the coding sequence ATGAGGAAGAAGGGATTCTTAAAGGACGAGGCAGGGGTGGAAGGCCTCCCTGTAAGGCTGATAGTGGTACTGGTGATCGGAGTCATTGCGCTAGCCGCAATGGTTTCAGCCCTGAACGGCTTCAAGCCCCAGAAGACGCTCTCCGCCTCTATTATTGAGGTGAGCGGCAAGCAGGGCAACATGCTGATCGTAGACAAGGCAGGCTTCGGTAAAGTAAACAAGACGTGGACGTGCAAGGTTAAAGTGACAGACGCCGCCGGCGACCCGATCGAAGGGGCCAGCGTAATCGTCTACGGCATGGGCGGCGCAGGCTCGGACATGACCAACAAGACAGGGCAGGCTTATTTGATAAAAACCAACGATATCGTGCTCAACCCCAACCAGAACTCCGGGTACATGACCCTCGAAGTTTCCGCCCCAGGGTACATCACCTACAAGAACGAGAACGCTCTGGTAGTAGTCAGAGCTGACTGA